One window from the genome of Solea solea chromosome 13, fSolSol10.1, whole genome shotgun sequence encodes:
- the nudt17 gene encoding nucleoside diphosphate-linked moiety X motif 17 isoform X2: MDKVRRILVYVCKDRASPQRAQFVQSVTGYFSDDDEDQVEVKCSLDKNRLVLFRGDGGQGGGVTLKRPAFCPIKHLSVTEAAAIPLDVQQRGVDVGVAILLQTANQRVLLTRRAKELRIFPNVWVPPGGHMEPDETLLAAGLRELQEETGLSLEPEEVCPKILGLWEVVLRDITLSSTCCCTRPSLTCSFRRPSARHLLRSARVCGWTTVWSEPSCRRWTERTATWTWTTCRAPSVCLRCLQTQLLSPSLLCRSRRWFAGRRRAARTWSGSAPEPSLPWSCG, from the exons ATGGACAAAGTGAGGAGGATCCTGGTTTATGTTTGTAAAGACCGAGCGTCTCCACAGCGAGCTCAGTTTGTTCAG AGTGTAACAGGTTacttcagtgatgatgatgaagatcagGTGGAGGTGAAATGTTCTCTGGACAAAAACCGTCTCGTCCTCTTCAGAGGAGACGGAGGacaagggggaggagtcacacTGAAG AGGCCCGCCTTCTGCCCCATCAAGCACCTGTCCGTCACAGAGGCAGCTGCCATCCCATTGGACGTCCAGCAGCGTGGCGTGGATGTGGGCGTGGCCATACTTCTGCagacagccaatcagagagtgCTGCTGACTCGCCGGGCGAAGGAGCTGCGTATTTTTCCTAACGTGTGGGTTCctccag GTGGACACATGGAACCAGACGAGACG ctgctgGCTGCTGGTCTCAGAGAGTTACAGGAGGAAACTGGACTGAGTCTTGAACCAGAAGAGGTTTGTCCAAAGATCCTGGGACTGTGGGAG GTCGTCCTCAGAGACATCACATTGTCGTCTACATGCTGCTGCACTCGTCCCTCTCTCACCTGCAGCTTCAG GCGTCCCTCCGCCCGTCACCTGCTGAGGTCAGCGCGTGTCTGTGGGTGGACGACCGTCTGGTCAGAGCCATCGTGTCGGCGGTGGACGGAGAGGACGGCGACGTGGACCTGGACGACCTGCCGAGCACCATCAG TGTGTCTCAGGTGTCTGCAGACGCAGCTGCTCTCACCATCTCTTCTCTGCCGCTCGAGGCGCTGGTTCGCCGGGCGCCGGCGAGCGGCCCGGACGTGGAGCGGGTCAGCACCGGAACCAAGTTTGCCCTGGAGCTGTGGCTGA
- the nudt17 gene encoding nucleoside diphosphate-linked moiety X motif 17 isoform X1 — MDKVRRILVYVCKDRASPQRAQFVQSVTGYFSDDDEDQVEVKCSLDKNRLVLFRGDGGQGGGVTLKRPAFCPIKHLSVTEAAAIPLDVQQRGVDVGVAILLQTANQRVLLTRRAKELRIFPNVWVPPGGHMEPDETLLAAGLRELQEETGLSLEPEEVCPKILGLWESVYPPMLSSGRPQRHHIVVYMLLHSSLSHLQLQASLRPSPAEVSACLWVDDRLVRAIVSAVDGEDGDVDLDDLPSTISVSQVSADAAALTISSLPLEALVRRAPASGPDVERVSTGTKFALELWLRSLTSDL, encoded by the exons ATGGACAAAGTGAGGAGGATCCTGGTTTATGTTTGTAAAGACCGAGCGTCTCCACAGCGAGCTCAGTTTGTTCAG AGTGTAACAGGTTacttcagtgatgatgatgaagatcagGTGGAGGTGAAATGTTCTCTGGACAAAAACCGTCTCGTCCTCTTCAGAGGAGACGGAGGacaagggggaggagtcacacTGAAG AGGCCCGCCTTCTGCCCCATCAAGCACCTGTCCGTCACAGAGGCAGCTGCCATCCCATTGGACGTCCAGCAGCGTGGCGTGGATGTGGGCGTGGCCATACTTCTGCagacagccaatcagagagtgCTGCTGACTCGCCGGGCGAAGGAGCTGCGTATTTTTCCTAACGTGTGGGTTCctccag GTGGACACATGGAACCAGACGAGACG ctgctgGCTGCTGGTCTCAGAGAGTTACAGGAGGAAACTGGACTGAGTCTTGAACCAGAAGAGGTTTGTCCAAAGATCCTGGGACTGTGGGAG tcagtgtatCCTCCCATGTTGTCCTCAGGTCGTCCTCAGAGACATCACATTGTCGTCTACATGCTGCTGCACTCGTCCCTCTCTCACCTGCAGCTTCAG GCGTCCCTCCGCCCGTCACCTGCTGAGGTCAGCGCGTGTCTGTGGGTGGACGACCGTCTGGTCAGAGCCATCGTGTCGGCGGTGGACGGAGAGGACGGCGACGTGGACCTGGACGACCTGCCGAGCACCATCAG TGTGTCTCAGGTGTCTGCAGACGCAGCTGCTCTCACCATCTCTTCTCTGCCGCTCGAGGCGCTGGTTCGCCGGGCGCCGGCGAGCGGCCCGGACGTGGAGCGGGTCAGCACCGGAACCAAGTTTGCCCTGGAGCTGTGGCTGAGGagcctgacctctgacctctga
- the LOC131471600 gene encoding mucin-1, whose amino-acid sequence METLLTLCLTLTLTSVSFATTNVTMATNTSTVTTQPNNGSAITTATPTNQSMSTLGPPTAPPNVTTEVTNPANVTALTPSGNVTAPNVTMATTYPNSTVQHATNSSVAVVTTGGGANNTVTTPSGTMATGSGNNSSVSPSESVTTTTMTVGGGSGGGGGVPGWGIALLVLAALALLLLLLLLIALLVWYCCRGRHKGLSPKNDVPLYTTHSRFNGSNAQYEEFDKPTMNRTGMFSVNQ is encoded by the exons TGTCTTTCGCAACCACGaatgttaccatggcaaccaacACGTCAACAGTTACCACACAACCCAATAATGGCTCAGCCATCACAACTGCCACGCCCACCAATCAGTCCATGTCCACACTGGGACCGCCCACCGCCCCGCCCAATGTGACCACAGAGGTCACGAACCCCGCCAATGTCACGGCTCTGACGCCATCTGGCAACGTCACGGCGCCCAacgttaccatggcaaccacgTATCCCAACAGCACGGTGCAGCACGCGACAAACTCTTCTGTCGCGGTGGTGACGACGGGGGGCGGCGCGAACAACACGGTGACCACGCCCAGCGGTACCATGGCAACAGGGAGTGGGAATAACAGCTCCGTTTCCCCGAGTGAATCAGTGACGACAACCACGATGACAGTGGGTGGcggcagtggaggaggaggcggagttcCTGGGTGGGGCATCGCTCTGCTGGTTCTGGCTGctctggctctgctgctgctgctactgctgctgatagcactg CTTGTGTGGTATTGCTGTAGGGGGCGCCACAAAGGCCTGAGCCCCAAAAACGACGTCCCTCTGTACACTACACACAGTCGCTTCAATGGATCCAACGCACAATAC gaGGAGTTTGATAAACCGACGATGAACCGCACAGGGATGTTCTCTGTGAACCAGtga
- the nudt17 gene encoding nucleoside diphosphate-linked moiety X motif 17 isoform X3, which translates to MDKVRRILVYVCKDRASPQRAQFVQSVTGYFSDDDEDQVEVKCSLDKNRLVLFRGDGGQGGGVTLKRPAFCPIKHLSVTEAAAIPLDVQQRGVDVGVAILLQTANQRVLLTRRAKELRIFPNVWVPPGGHMEPDETLLAAGLRELQEETGLSLEPEEVCPKILGLWEASLRPSPAEVSACLWVDDRLVRAIVSAVDGEDGDVDLDDLPSTISVSQVSADAAALTISSLPLEALVRRAPASGPDVERVSTGTKFALELWLRSLTSDL; encoded by the exons ATGGACAAAGTGAGGAGGATCCTGGTTTATGTTTGTAAAGACCGAGCGTCTCCACAGCGAGCTCAGTTTGTTCAG AGTGTAACAGGTTacttcagtgatgatgatgaagatcagGTGGAGGTGAAATGTTCTCTGGACAAAAACCGTCTCGTCCTCTTCAGAGGAGACGGAGGacaagggggaggagtcacacTGAAG AGGCCCGCCTTCTGCCCCATCAAGCACCTGTCCGTCACAGAGGCAGCTGCCATCCCATTGGACGTCCAGCAGCGTGGCGTGGATGTGGGCGTGGCCATACTTCTGCagacagccaatcagagagtgCTGCTGACTCGCCGGGCGAAGGAGCTGCGTATTTTTCCTAACGTGTGGGTTCctccag GTGGACACATGGAACCAGACGAGACG ctgctgGCTGCTGGTCTCAGAGAGTTACAGGAGGAAACTGGACTGAGTCTTGAACCAGAAGAGGTTTGTCCAAAGATCCTGGGACTGTGGGAG GCGTCCCTCCGCCCGTCACCTGCTGAGGTCAGCGCGTGTCTGTGGGTGGACGACCGTCTGGTCAGAGCCATCGTGTCGGCGGTGGACGGAGAGGACGGCGACGTGGACCTGGACGACCTGCCGAGCACCATCAG TGTGTCTCAGGTGTCTGCAGACGCAGCTGCTCTCACCATCTCTTCTCTGCCGCTCGAGGCGCTGGTTCGCCGGGCGCCGGCGAGCGGCCCGGACGTGGAGCGGGTCAGCACCGGAACCAAGTTTGCCCTGGAGCTGTGGCTGAGGagcctgacctctgacctctga